Proteins co-encoded in one Planktothrix sp. FACHB-1365 genomic window:
- a CDS encoding SPFH domain-containing protein — translation MKFTRFSSILFTTLLGTSLSSCGILPGTNVTTVEPGYAGLKIQLYGGEKGIENAKVVTGRVWYNGYTEEVVVFPTFINTYPFTQAATEGSPTDESVVFSVGGSPVSADVGVSFGFSTEALSGTTKTKLHQFYETYRKTPEQFRANELRNGLRNCFGEVAENQKLTPAMLPMNQQKLVAGVRNCTEKRFPIIIVQDISLLNPLRLPPEIQKSIDEQFAAQQAAQTAESNRRKVEAEAASNVAKAKGEAQVTIEQARAEAESNRLLANSITPQLLELERLRVERVRVEKWNGQQGNIIQTPNVQLGSGTPGGTP, via the coding sequence ATGAAATTCACCCGTTTTTCATCTATTCTATTTACCACTCTTTTAGGAACCAGTTTAAGTTCCTGTGGTATTCTTCCAGGAACCAACGTCACCACTGTTGAACCCGGTTATGCGGGGTTAAAAATACAACTTTATGGCGGAGAAAAAGGCATCGAAAATGCTAAAGTCGTTACAGGGAGAGTGTGGTATAATGGTTATACGGAAGAAGTGGTAGTTTTCCCCACATTTATTAATACCTATCCCTTTACTCAAGCTGCAACAGAAGGTTCCCCGACGGATGAATCTGTGGTATTTTCTGTGGGAGGAAGTCCGGTTTCTGCGGATGTCGGGGTTTCCTTTGGATTTAGTACAGAAGCTCTTTCAGGAACAACAAAAACCAAACTTCATCAATTTTATGAAACCTATCGAAAAACCCCTGAGCAATTTCGAGCCAATGAGTTAAGAAATGGGTTAAGAAATTGTTTTGGAGAAGTCGCAGAAAATCAGAAATTAACGCCAGCCATGTTACCGATGAATCAACAAAAATTAGTAGCTGGTGTGAGAAATTGTACTGAAAAACGGTTTCCAATTATTATTGTTCAAGATATTTCTTTATTGAATCCTTTACGTTTACCTCCTGAAATTCAAAAGAGTATTGATGAACAATTTGCGGCACAACAAGCGGCTCAAACGGCTGAATCTAACCGTCGTAAAGTCGAAGCAGAAGCTGCATCCAATGTTGCTAAAGCCAAAGGAGAAGCTCAAGTCACCATTGAACAAGCCAGAGCAGAAGCCGAATCAAACCGTTTATTAGCTAATTCAATTACCCCCCAATTATTAGAATTAGAGCGTTTAAGAGTGGAACGAGTTCGGGTGGAAAAATGGAATGGTCAACAAGGGAATATTATTCAAACCCCTAATGTTCAGTTAGGAAGTGGAACGCCTGGGGGAACACCATAA
- a CDS encoding protein phosphatase 2C domain-containing protein, which translates to MSLQKLFQISTSAPPPIHCTNPACPQPRNSLGNSICETCQTPLTYRYLWATGSGAAQIQPGQLVGNRYYVTFPQVWLDTKPGAPPILPDMLSESILSYLYLHPHRLHIPGVFGVYPLGIPPEATETLLLDNIPVDSRGQLFPTLVEAWPKTNPVRQVYWLWQMLQLWTPLTEQGAAYSLLVKDNLRVDGWRVRLRELHQGKVQPTQRDLAESWTAFIETAHPTIQYRLQTLHQLLRHQEDSLKEVASQLNHLLMEQAAQLPLHLAVMGLTDVGIKRSHNEDNCYPNFQDVRNLYIYPNDKLIPNLSIVCDGVGGHDGGEVASQLAVQSVKPLIHSLMAEIYAQEELASPELIMEQLQEIARVINNVIAAQNNQQGREFRQRMGTTLVMALQLPQKVKTPEGIEFNNCHELYIVNIGDSRAYWITQNSCQQLTLDDDVANREVRQGRCLYWDAAQRSGSGALTQALGTREAEFLRPMVQRFIIEEDGLLLLCSDGLSDNQRVEQCWQDFSASVLNGEQSLESAVQGWIDVANDKNGHDNVSVVLTYCGVSPQKLVLVETIPLSTKPESLETEPTEASKVLLYGESIPEPEIQPTPKPASKWKELAFILSLFAIVISAGFAIWWQVSQSQIQSIPEEPKPTNKR; encoded by the coding sequence GTGTCCTTACAAAAATTATTTCAAATTAGCACTTCGGCGCCGCCGCCTATCCATTGTACAAATCCCGCCTGTCCCCAACCCCGGAACTCCTTGGGAAATTCCATCTGTGAAACCTGTCAAACTCCCCTAACCTATCGATATTTGTGGGCGACGGGTTCCGGGGCGGCTCAAATTCAACCGGGTCAGTTAGTGGGAAATCGCTATTATGTGACCTTTCCCCAAGTTTGGTTAGATACCAAACCCGGAGCTCCGCCGATTTTGCCCGATATGCTCTCGGAGTCCATTTTATCCTATTTATACTTACATCCTCATCGCCTGCATATTCCTGGGGTGTTTGGGGTGTATCCCTTGGGAATTCCCCCAGAAGCAACCGAAACTTTATTATTAGATAACATTCCCGTTGATAGTCGGGGTCAACTGTTCCCGACGTTAGTAGAAGCATGGCCAAAAACAAACCCCGTGCGTCAGGTGTATTGGTTATGGCAAATGCTGCAATTATGGACACCGTTAACCGAACAAGGTGCCGCCTATAGTTTATTAGTCAAAGATAATTTACGGGTGGACGGCTGGCGGGTGCGGTTGCGAGAACTGCATCAAGGCAAAGTTCAACCCACCCAACGAGATTTAGCCGAATCTTGGACAGCGTTTATTGAAACCGCCCATCCCACCATCCAATATCGGTTACAAACCCTTCATCAATTGCTGCGTCATCAAGAGGACTCGTTAAAAGAAGTGGCGAGTCAACTGAATCACTTATTAATGGAACAAGCCGCCCAATTACCCTTACATTTAGCGGTAATGGGATTAACAGATGTGGGGATTAAACGTTCCCATAATGAGGATAATTGTTATCCAAATTTTCAGGATGTACGGAATCTTTATATTTATCCGAATGATAAATTAATTCCTAATTTAAGTATTGTTTGTGATGGTGTGGGGGGTCATGATGGGGGGGAAGTAGCCAGTCAATTAGCGGTACAATCTGTTAAACCGTTAATTCATAGTTTAATGGCGGAAATTTATGCTCAAGAAGAATTAGCATCGCCAGAATTAATTATGGAACAATTGCAAGAAATTGCTCGGGTTATTAATAATGTAATTGCGGCGCAAAATAATCAACAGGGGCGAGAATTTAGACAACGGATGGGAACAACCTTAGTTATGGCGTTGCAACTCCCCCAAAAAGTCAAAACTCCAGAGGGGATTGAATTCAATAATTGCCATGAACTTTATATTGTCAATATTGGGGATAGTCGGGCTTATTGGATAACCCAGAATTCCTGTCAACAATTAACCCTGGATGATGATGTAGCAAATCGAGAAGTCCGTCAGGGTCGCTGTTTATATTGGGATGCTGCTCAACGCTCTGGTTCGGGTGCTTTAACCCAAGCGTTAGGAACTAGAGAAGCGGAATTTTTGCGCCCTATGGTGCAACGATTTATTATTGAAGAAGACGGATTATTATTATTATGTTCCGATGGATTAAGTGATAATCAACGAGTTGAACAATGTTGGCAAGATTTTTCCGCTTCGGTGTTAAATGGAGAACAATCTTTAGAATCTGCTGTACAAGGATGGATTGATGTTGCTAATGATAAAAATGGTCATGATAATGTTTCCGTTGTTTTAACTTATTGTGGGGTTTCTCCTCAAAAATTAGTGTTAGTAGAAACCATACCATTATCCACAAAACCAGAATCCCTAGAAACTGAACCAACGGAAGCATCTAAGGTTTTATTATATGGTGAATCCATTCCTGAACCGGAAATTCAACCCACACCAAAACCTGCCTCTAAATGGAAAGAACTTGCCTTTATTCTGAGTTTATTTGCCATAGTAATCTCCGCAGGTTTTGCCATTTGGTGGCAAGTCAGTCAATCTCAAATCCAATCCATTCCTGAAGAACCAAAACCCACAAATAAACGTTAG